ACTTTTAAAAAGTCAGGATCTGAATAACAGCTTATTTGAATAAGTTTAGTTAAATATGTTAAACAGACCGAGATTTAAGACTCAATTTCGCGTTGAGATAGTTGAGGGAGAGGGAACATTTTTTTTATCTGAAAATGGCTCAATTTTTTTGAGCGATCGCATTTACCAATCTATCTGCCCTTTACTAGACGGAAACCATACAGTTGATGAAATTGTCGATCGACTTCAGGAAGAATTACCAGCAGCGTATATTTATTATGCCTTGATGGAACTGGAGCATAACGGCTATCTCATTGAAAATGAGACAATTTTACCTGAGAATATAATTGTATTTGTCGAGCATTTAAATGTCAATATTAAAGATGCTTATCATCGCTGGCAAGAAACTAAAGTTAGAGTCAAAGCTTTAGGATCGTTATCTGCTTCCGATTTTATTAGTATTCTTAATTCCTTACATATTCAAGTAGCTGAAGATGCAAATTTTGAAATTGTTTTAACTGACGATTATTTGCGCCCAGAACTGGCAGAAATTAATCGAGAAAATCAAATGCGATCGCGTCCTTGGATGTTGGT
This Leptolyngbyaceae cyanobacterium DNA region includes the following protein-coding sequences:
- a CDS encoding TOMM precursor leader peptide-binding protein, with amino-acid sequence MLNRPRFKTQFRVEIVEGEGTFFLSENGSIFLSDRIYQSICPLLDGNHTVDEIVDRLQEELPAAYIYYALMELEHNGYLIENETILPENIIVFVEHLNVNIKDAYHRWQETKVRVKALGSLSASDFISILNSLHIQVAEDANFEIVLTDDYLRPELAEINRENQMRSRPWMLVKPIGTSLWIGPIFHTPQTACWECLSQRLEGNRPIEKFIQRRRNTLSPLLLTPPLADLPSTQQTALTMAATELLKWII